In a genomic window of Scheffersomyces stipitis CBS 6054 chromosome 4, complete sequence:
- a CDS encoding predicted protein has translation MIQLHVWGCGTEISVISPECLAASWLLTDSLSNTSEEYEIVTSSNTNVSDIGKLPVLTTAERKLQGFEEISKYILETYGDTNFVSKELSTHNQLVNKALIAKLQYKVEYIHQYNMFVNSRNYEKYTTKLFQKYLPFPMMYNQPLKLHQNAQEQVQLLGLNKNKTGFFDFSGSVNNSEIAETEYINDENEEQDEVALSALHERQLVAKSKEKSLLRESKNSLKCLHLLNDYLDYFSKLYEKLNGNKNSYGFIFDQKRASSCEILLCAYVYSLTYEDLPDRFIYNYLKIKRPDFTEFIATCTQRWNTQLQIEDAVRGPENEETPSLWNEVKYQTGIVHY, from the coding sequence ATGATCCAGCTTCATGTTTGGGGTTGTGGAACGGAAATATCGGTCATTTCGCCAGAATGCCTTGCCGCGAGCTGGCTATTGACTGATTCCTTGTCGAATACATctgaagaatacgaaatAGTCACTTCCTCCAATACAAATGTCTCAGATATAGGAAAGTTGCCAGTGCTAACGACAGCTGAAAGAAAGCTCCAGGGATTTGAGGAGATTTCCAAATACATTTTAGAAACTTATGGTGATACCAATTTCGTGTCCAAGGAATTATCTACCCATAACCAACTAGTCAACAAGGCATTGATAGCCAAATTGCAGTATAAAGTCGAGTATATCCACCAATACAACATGTTTGTCAATTCCAGGAACTACGAGAAGTATACAACGAAGCTCTTCCAGAAATACTTACCCTTTCCCATGATGTACAACCAACCGTTGAAGTTGCACCAGAACGCCCAGGAACAGGTTCAATTACTTGGgctcaacaagaacaagactGGATTCTTCGATTTTTCTGGTAGTGTGAATAATTCTGAAATTGCAGAAACTGAATATATCAATGACGAAAATGAGGAACAAGACGAGGTCGCATTGAGTGCACTTCATGAGAGACAACTAGTAGCAAAATCGAAGGAAAAACTGCTTTTGAGAGAATCAAAGAATTCGTTGAAGTGCTTGCATTTGCTCAATGACTACTTGGACTATTTCTCCAAGTTGTATGAGAAATTGAATGGTAATAAGAATCTGTATGGATTCATATTCGACCAGAAAAGAGCAAGTTCATGCGAAATACTCTTGTGTGCTTACGTGTATTCATTGACTTATGAGGACTTACCTGACAGATTTATCTATaactacttgaagattAAAAGACCTGACTTTACAGAGTTCATTGCTACATGCACCCAGAGATGGAATACCCAATTGCAGATAGAAGATGCGGTCAGAGGTCCTGAAAACGAGGAAACACCCAGCTTGTGGAACGAGGTCAAGTACCAGACTGGAATTGTACATTACTAA